TGTTGACCGTCGGTGAGGTGAAGTCCGCGTAGCGGAGGTCGACGACCCCGCCACCCCAGAACGTGAACGTCGTCAACTTCTGCGGAACGTTCCAACGACCGCGGCGCTGGAAGCCGCTCAAGATCGCCAGCAGCACGGTCGAGGGTGCCGGTTTGCACGCGCCTCGGCGGATGTTGGCGATGCTGGGAAGATCAGCCGACAGGCGGTCGAGCTCACCGAAGGTCTGGGCCGCGTAGGCCTGCGTGAGCCGGCTCTCGAACTCAGCAAGATCCAGCTGACCCTGCGCGGCGGCATCGGTCAGCAATTGGGCAGTCTGGATCCGGTCGGTGTCGGCGGCTCGCAATGATGAGTCCCGCTGCGCTGAATCGCTCATCGGTGACGAGCCTACGACGCACGTTGTCAACCGCAAAGTGCGGACATCTAATTAGGGCCATCATTTGCCGATTCGGCCCATTTTGGTGGCCGCTTCTGCAAAAAAGCGAGCATTCCCTCGTGCGCCTCGTCGGAAACGAAGAGATTTGCGGAATCTTCGCTGAGACGTTGGGCGTCCCGGTCGAACCCCCGCAGAATTGACGCTGTGGTCAGGGATTTTGTTGCCGCGAGCCCTCGCGGAGAGCCCTTGCTGAGGGCGTCGACGATCGTCGCCAACTCGGCAACGACATCGGTCGCCGCCACGGTCACCAGCCCCATCTCATGAGCCTTCGCCGCGGTGAACGTCTCGCCGGTGAGGAAATAGCGATGCGCGGCACGCGGGCTCAGTTTCGGGAGCAGCGTCATAGAGATGATCGCGGGGGCCACACCGATGCGCGCCTCGGTCAGCGCGAACGTGCTCTTGGGTCCGGCGACGACGATGTCGCACGCCCCGACCAGGCCCATGCCCCCGGCCCGCACATGGCCGTCGATCACCCCGACCACCGGCAGCGGACACTCGACCAGCGCGCGCAGCAGGTCCGCCATCTCTTTGGCGCGGTCGACCGCCAACTCGTAGGGGTCGCCTCCGGTCGCGGCGCTCAGGTCCGCCCCGGCGCAGAACGTGCCACCGGTGTGCCCGATCACCACCATGCGGACCTCCGGGTCCGCGACGGCGTCCCGCAGGCCCTGATGCAGCGCGCCGACCAGTGCCGGTGACAGCGCGTTGCGCTTCTCCGGAGAGTTGAGGGTCAGGTGCGCGGCCCGATCCGCCACCCGGTAGTCGACGGGGGAGTCCATCAGTACGACCTGGGCAGTCCGAGCGAGGTCTGGGCCACGAAGTTGAGGATCATCTCGCGACTCACCGGGGCGATCCGGGCCAGGCGTGACGCCGTGAGCACCGACGCGATGCCGTACTCCTTGGTCAACCCGTTGCCGCCGAGGCTCTGCACGGCCTGATCGACCGCGCGCACCGACGCCTCACCGGCGGCGTACTTGGCCATGTTCGCGGCCTCCGCCGCGCCGAAGTCGTCCCCCGAGTCGTACAGCGTGGCGGCCTTCTGCATCATCAGCCTCGCCAGTTCGATCTCGATGTGATTCTGCGCCAAGGGATGTGAGATGCCCTGATGGGCGCCGATCGGTGTCTTCCAGACCTGCCGGGTCTTGACGTACTCGGTGGCCTTGCCGATCGCGAACCGGCCCATGCCCACCGCGGACGCCGCGCCCATGATGCGTTCGGGGTTCAGGCCCGCGAAAAGCTGCGCGATCGCGGCGTCCTCGGAACCGACCAGGGCGTCGGCGGGCAGGCGGACCTCGTCGAGGAACACCTGAAACTGGAACTCGGGGCTGACGATCTCCATCGGAATCTTGGTGTAGCTCAGTCCCGGAGTGTCGGTGGGCACCACGAACAGCGCCGGCTTGAGGTTGCCGGTCTTGGCCTCCTCAGTGCGCCCCACGACGAGCACGGCCTGGGCCTGATCGACACCGGAGATGTAGACCTTCTGACCGGACAGGATCCAGTCGCTGCCGTCCCGGCGGGCCGTGGTGGTGATCTTGTGGGAGTTGGACCCCGCGTCGGGTTCAGTGATGGCGAACGCCATGGTGATCGAACCGTCGGCGATGCCGGGCAGCCAGCGCCTCTTCTGGTCCTCGGTGCCGAACTTGGCGATGATGGTGCCGTTGATGGCCGGCGAGACCACCATCATCAGCAGCGCCGAACCCGCGGCGGCCATCTCCTCCATGACGAGGCTCAACTCGTACATGCCCGCGCCGCCCCCGCCGTACTCTTCGGGCAGGTTCACGCCGATGAAGCCGAGCTTCCCGGCCTCGGTCCACAACTCAGTCGTGTGCTCGCCGGCGCGGGCCTTCTCCAGGTAGTAGTCCTGGCCGTAGCCGGCGGCGAATGCGGACACCGCCTCCCGCAGGGCGCGCCGTTCGTCGCTTTCGATGAAACCCGTGTCGGTCATTGTTCGTCTTCTCCTGAATCGACGCGCGCCAGGACGGCGCCCACCTCGACCTGTTGTCCCTCGGTGACGTTGAGCTCGGCCAGCACCCCCGAATTGGGTGCGGTCAGGGTGTGTTCCATCTTCATCGCCTCCAGCCAGACCAGGGGTTGACCGGCTGTCACGGTCTCGCCCTCATTCGCGCCCAGTCGGATCACCACGCCGGGCATCGGGGCCACCAGTGACCCGGCCGCGATGGTCGACCCGGGCTCGACGAACCGTGGCACAGCGACGAATTCGACGCTCCCGCGCGACGAGTCCACGTAGACCACCTCCCCGTGGCGGGCGACGCTGAAGGCGGTCTCCGCACCACCCTCGTCGAGCACGACGCACTGCGGCGACGTCGAGACGACGTGGACCGCGTCGTCGTCGGGCAGCAGCACGCCGGTGCGGGTGACGCGGTAGGCCACCAGGTGGTCGGTGTCGCCGGCCCGGAAGGTCTTGGTCTGGTTGCTCGAGGCGACGTTGCGCCATCCGCTGGGCACCCCGGCGAACACCCGTGCGCCTGCGCGGTTGTGCGCGGCCTCGGCCAAGGTCGCGGCGATCGCCGAGGCGCGCACCGACGCGTCGTCGGCCAGGGGTGCCGCAAGGGTGGCCAAACCGTGGGTGTCGAAGAACGCGGTGTCGGTCTCGCCGTCCAGGAAGGCCGGATGCCGCAGTACGTTGACCAGCAGGTCGCGGTTGGTGCGCACGCCGTGCAGTCGCGTGCGGGTCAGCGTGTCGGCCAGCATGGCCGCGGCCTGAGCGCGGGTCGGCGCATAGGAGATGACCTTGGCCAGCATCGGGTCGTAGTGGATGGACACCGTGGATCCCGCCACGATGCCGGCGTCCAACCGGATCTCGGACCGCCCGGAGCTCTCGAAACTGCTTCGCGCCGTGGGCACCTCGAAGTGGTGGACGTCGCCCGCCTGCGGTTGCCAGTCCTTGGCGGGATCCTCGGCGTACAGGCGCGCCTCGATCGAGGCACCTCGCGCCGCGGGTGGCTCGGGATCCAGCGCGTGACCGTCGGCGACGGCGAGTTGGAGTTCCACCAGGTCCAGTCCGGTGGTCGCCTCGGTGACCGGGTGCTCGACCTGCAGGCGCGTGTTCATCTCCAGGAAGAAGAACTCGCCGGTGTCGTCGGCCAGGAACTCGACCGTGCCCGCGCCGGTGTACCCGATGGCGTGGGCCGCCGACCGGGCCGCCTCGAACAGCCTGTCCCGCATGCCCGAATGGCGTTCCACCAACGGTGAGGGGGCCTCCTCGATGATCTTCTGGTGTCGCCGCTGGATCGAGCATTCCCGTTCACCGACGGCCCAGACGGTCCCGTGTGCGTCCGCCATGATCTGGACCTCGACGTGGTGGCCCGACGGCAGATAGCGCTCGCAGAACACCGTGTCGTCGCCGAACGCCGACTTGGCCTCGCGGCGCGCGGCCTCCACCTCGTCGGGCAGGGCGGCCACGTCGGTGACGACGCGCATACCGCGGCCGCCACCGCCCGCCGACGCCTTGACCAGCACGGGCAGTTCGTCGTCGGTCACGGCGGCCGGGTCCAACTGCTCGAGCACCGGCACGCCCGCGGCGGCCATCATCTTCTTCGACGCGATCTTGGACCCCATGGCCCGCACTGCCTCGACGGGAGGGCCGATCCAGGTCAGGCCCACCACCTCGACCGCGGTGGCGAATTCGGCGTTCTCCGAGAGGAATCCGTACCCCGGGTGGATGGCGTCGGCACCTGCGGCCTTGGCCGCGGACAGGATCGCATCGATGTCCAGATAGCCGGGCACCCGCACGCGGGTGTCGGCTTCGGCGACGTGCGGCGCGCCGGCATCGTGGTCGGTGTAGATCGCGACGGTCCCGATCCCGAGACGACGGCAGGTGGCGAAGACCCGGCGGGCGATCTCACCGCGGTTGGCGACTAGAACCTTGGAGATCATCGGCGCGCTCACATCCGGAAGACGCCGAAGTTCGACGTCCCCTCGATCGGGCCATTGGCGATGGCGGACAGGCACATTCCCAACACGGTGCGGGTGTCGCGGGGGTCGATCACCCCGTCGTCGTACAGGCGGCCGGACAGGAACGCCGGCAGCGACTCGGCCTCGATCTGCGCCTCGACGGCCGCGCGCAGTGCGGCGTCGGCGTCCTCGTCGACGGTCTGCCCGCGGGCCTGCGCGGCGGCCCTGCTGACGATCGACAGCACCCCGGCCAACTGCGTCCCGCCCATCACGGCGGACTTGGCCGACGGCCAGGCGAACAGGAACCGGGGGTCATAGGCCCGCCCACACATCCCGTAGTGGCCCGCACCGTAGGACGCGCCGATCAGCAGGCTGATGTGCGGCACCGTCGAGTTGGACACCGCGTTGATCATCATCGAACCGTGCTTGATCATGCCGCCCGCCTCGTAGTCCTTGCCCACCATGTAGCCGGTGGTGTTGTGCAGGAACAGGAGTGGGGTGTTGGAGCGGTTGGCCAACTGGATGAACTGCGTCGCCTTCTGGGACTCCTCGCTGAACAGCACCCCGCGTGCGTTGGCCAGGATGCCCAGCGGATACCCGTGCAGTCGGGCCCAACCGGTGACCAGCGATCCGCCGTAGAGGGGTTTGAACTCGTCGAAGTCGGAGTCGTCGACGATGCGGGCGATCACCTCCCGCGGGTCGAACGGGATCTTGAGGTCCGGGGGAACGATGCCGATCAGTTCCTCGGCGTCGAACCGTGGTTCGGTGAACGGCGCCGGTGCCGGGCCCTGCTTGGTCCAGTTCAGCCGGACCACGATGCGCCGCGCGATCCGCATGGCGTCGAGTTCGTCCACCGCGAGGTAGTCACCCAGTCCCGAAGTGCGCGCGTGCATCTCGGCGCCGCCGAGCGACTCGTCGTCCGACTCCTCGCCGGTGGCCATCTTGACCAGCGGCGGGCCCGCCAGGAACACCTTGGAGCGCTCCTTGATCATCACGGTGTGGTCCGACATGCCCGGGATGTAGGCGCCGCCGGCGGTGGAGTTGCCGAACACCACCGCGATGGTCGGGATGCCCGCGGCCGACAGCCGGGTCAAGTCCCGGAACAGCTGGCCGCCGGGGATGAAGATCTCCTTCTGGGTGGGGAGATCCGCACCGCCGGACTCCACCAGCGAGATCACCGGCAGGCGGTTCTGAAGCGCAATCCTGTTCGCGCGCAGGGTCTTGCGCAGCGTCCACGGGTTGCTGGTGCCGCCCTTCACGGTGGGGTCGTTGGCGACGATCATGCATTCGACACCCTCGACCGCACCGATGCCCGTGACGACACTGGCGCCCACCTGGAACTCGCTGCCGTAGGCCGCCAAGGGGCACAGTTCCAGGAAGGGGGAGTCCGGGTCGATCAGCGCTTCGACGCGCTCCCGCGCGGTGAGCTTGCCTCGCTCGCGGTGGCGGGCCACGTATTTCTCGCCGCCACCGGCGACGGCCTTCGCGAACTCGGCGTCGAGTTCGTCGAGTTTGCGCAGAAGTTCGTCGGCGGCCTCGCGGAAGGTCGACGAGTTCGGGTCGAGTGCTGAGCCGAGTACCGTCACGCCTGATATCCAAGCGTTTTGGCGGCCAGTCCGGTGAGGATTTCGGTGGTTCCGCCGCCGATGCCGAGGATTCGCATGTCGCGGTACTGGCGTTCGACCTCGCATTCGGTCATGTAGCCCATGCCGCCGAACAACTGCACGGCCTGATGCGCCACCCACTCGCCGGCCTCCACCGCGGTGTTCTTGGCGAAGCACACCTCGGCGATCAGGTTGGTCTCACCGGCCAACTGCCGTTCGACGACGTGGCGTGAATAGACCCGCGCGACGTCGATGCGCCGCGCCATCTCGGCCAGAGTGTTCTGCACCGACTGCCGTGAGATCAGCGGGCGACCGAAGGTCTCCCGGTCGCGGCACCACTGTGCGGTGAGGTCCAGGCAGCGCTGCGCGCTCGAATAGGCCTGGGCGGCAAGGCCGATGCGTTCGGACACGAAGGCCGCCGCGATCTGCAGGAAGCCCGTGTTCTCCGGCCCCACCAGGTTCTCGGCAGGCACAACTGCGTCGGTGTAGGTCAGTTCGGCGGTGTCGCTGCAGCGCCAGCCCATCTTGTCGAGCCTGCGGGTCACCTCGAACCCGGGCGTCCCCTTCTTCACCACCAGCAGCGATACACCGGCGGCGCCGGGCCCACCCGTGCGCACCGCGGTGACGACGTAGTCAGCCCGCACACCGGACGTGATGTAGGTCTTGGCGCCGTTGACGATGTAGTGGTCGCCGTCGCGGTCGGCCCGCGTGGCCAGATGGCCGACGTCAGAGCCGCCGCCGGGTTCGGTGATCGCGAGCGCACCGATCTTCTCGCCGCCCAGGGTCGGCCGCACGAACTGCTCGATGAGGCGCTGATCCCCCGAGGCCACCATGTGTGGGACCGCGATGGCGCACGTGAACAGGGATGCGAAAACGCCACCGGCCGCGCCGGATTCGTGTAACTCCTCGGCGATCACCACGGCGTCGGCACCGTCACCGCCCCCGCCGCCGACCGACTCCGGGAACTGCGCGCCGAGCAGGCCGGCCTCGGCGGCGCGGCGATGCAGATCGCGGGGCAGTTCCCCCTCGCGCTCCCAGTCATCGACGTGCGGCAGGATCTCGCGCTGCGTGAAGTCGCGCACGGTCTTGCGCAACTGCTGGCGCTCAGGGGTGGTCCAGATGCTCATGGCAGCAGCCTCTCCGGGATGTCCACGTGGCGGGCGCGCAGCCATTCGCCCAAGCCTTTGGCCTGCGGGTCGAAGCGGGCCTGATAGGCGACGCCCTGCCCCAGGAGGCCCTCGATGACGAAGTTCACCGCGCGCAGGTTGGGCAGCAGGTGCCTGGTGACGCCGAGATCCGCGGTCTCGGGCAGCAGGTCCCGCACCCTGTCCACGGTCAGGAAGTGCGCCAGCCACCGCCACTGGTCGTCGGTGCGGACCCAGAGTCCGACGTTGGCGTCACCGCCTTTGTCACCGCTGCGCGCGCCCGCGATGGTGCCCAACGGGACACGGCGGGTGGGTCCGGTGTCCAGCGGAGGGGGCAGGGGAGGGTCCTCGACGGCAGTGAGTACCTGCGTCTGCGTCGCGGGCGGAATGGTGACACGCGCGCCGTCGGCGAGCACCGCGATGTGCGGGACCTCGCCGGCGTCGACACAGCCCGCGGTGAACACGCCGTACACCGATCCGTCGCCGGGCGGTGCGGTCACATGGAAGCCCGGATAACTGGCGAGCGCGAGTTCGATTCCGGCGCTGGTGAACCCGCGGCCGACCTTGGCGGGGTCGGGATCGCGCACCGTGCAGTGCAGCAGCGCGCTGGCGGTCTCCTCGGTGTCGGCGTCGGGGTGATCGGTGCGCGCCAGCGTCCACTCCATCTCCGCGGGGCGCACCGTCAATGCGGCGTCGAGTTGGCGCTGCACCAACCCGGCCTTGGCCTCGATGTCCAGTCCGGTCAGCACGAAGGAGATCGAGTTGCGGAAGCCGCCGATGCCGTTGAGGGACACCTTGAGCGTCGGGGGAGGGGGTTCGCCCGTGGCGGCGCTGATCGCGACGCGGTCGGGGCCGTCGTCGCGCAGGGTCACGCTGTCGAGGCGCGCGGTCACATCGGGGTTGGCGTAACGGCCGCCGGTGACCTCGTAGAGCAGTTGGCTCGTCACGGTCCCGACGGTGACCGCGCCACCGGTGCCGTCGTGCTTGGTGATGACCGATGACCCGTCGGCGGCGATCTCGGCGAGCGGGAACCCCGGGTGGGTCAGATCGGCGAGTTCGGTGAAGAACGCGTAGTTGCCGCCGGAGGCCTGGATGCCGCATTCGATGACATGGCCGGCGATCACTGCGCCGGCGAGGCGGTCGTAGTCGCCCGCACGCCACCCGAAGTGCGCGGCAGCGGGGCCCACGATCACCGACGCGTCGGTGACCCGACCCGTGACCACGATGTCGGCGCCGGAGTTCAGGCACTCGACGATTCCCCAGGCGCCGAGGTAGGCGTTGGCGGTCAGGGGCGAGCCCAATCCGAGTTCACCCGCGCGGGGCAGCAGGTCGTCACCCTCGACGTGCGCGACCGAGGCCTCGATGCCCAGGCGATCCGCCAGAGCGCGGACCGCGGTGGCCAGGCCCGCGGGATTGAGGCCGCCCGCGTTGGCGACGATGCGCACGCCCTTGTCCTTGGCCAGGCCGAGGCATTCCTCGAGTTGGCGCAGGAAGGTCTTGGCGTAGCCGCCGTCCGGATTCTTCATCCGGTCGCGGCCGAGGATCAGCATGGTCAGCTCGGCCAGGTAGTCGCCGGTCAGGTAGTCGAGGTCACCGCCGGTGAGCATCTCGCGCATGGCCGCGAGTCGGTCGCCGTAGAACCCCGAGCAGTTGCCGATGCGAACCGCATCCCTCACCCGCGCCCTCCGATCGTGGCCCCCCAACCAGTCGGTAGGTTACCGGGTACCGGCGGTTCCGAGTCAAGGGTTGACGGCGCGCAGATTCGGTGCTGCGAGCTACAGCCCCAACTCGGCGCGCATGTCGTCGATGGCCTTGCAGTAGCCCACCCAGTCCTCGTTCGTCATGGCATGTTGGGTCTGATCGAAGAGCCTGTTCCGTGCCGAAATCAGCTGGTCGTGTGGGCCGCGGTCTCGGTGCCGCGGTCGCCACCTCCGCACCCTGCCAAGCCCATAATCAACAGGACGGCGATCGTGAAACGCTTCATCGGGAGTCCCCCAACCTCAGCCGACAGCTGAGGGGAAGGCTAGACCCCTGGTGGGAGGCCCGCGGATGATTGCCCGCAATCCGGCGGGACCCCGGCGATCCGCTGAATTTGGGGAGCCCGCGGCCCACCCGCTATCCTGAACTGCAATTGTCGCCGCTGAGGTCCGCGCGACCGATTGAACTTGTCCCGAATTTGGGGACCAACCGAAGGAGATGCACGTCATGGCCGTGCCGAAGCGCAGAATGTCGCGTTCGAACACCCGTAGCCGTCGCGCACAGTGGAAGGCTGAGGCCACCGGTCTGGTCAACGTGACCGTCGCCGGCCAGCAGCACAAGGTGCCGCGTCGCCTCCTCAAGGCCGCTCGCCTCGGCCTGGTCGACCTCGACAAGCGCTGATCCTGCTTGACGGCCGCTCGGCGCGCCTCTCAGTCTGGTCTCAGGCGGTGGGATAACACTGGTGGCCGTGCGGATTCTTGTCGTCGATGACGATCGCGCTGTGCGCGAATCGCTACGCAGGTCCCTCACTTTCAACGGTTACTCGGTTTCTCTTGCGGAGGACGGCGTCGAGGCGCTGACCACCATCACGGAGGAACGCCCCGACGCGGTCATCCTGGACGTGATGATGCCGCGCCTGGACGGCTTGGAAGTGTGTCGGCAGCTGCGCAGCACAGGTGATGACCTGCCCATTCTGGTGCTCACTGCGCGGGACTCGGTGTCCGAGCGTGTCGCCGGACTGGACGCGGGCGCTGATGACTATCTCCCGAAGCCATTCGCGCTGGAGGAACTGCTCGCGCGGATGCGTGCCCTGCTTCGGCGCAGCACCCTCGACGATCAGGCCGACTCGGCGACGATGACCTTCGCCGACCTCACGCTCGACCCGGTGACCCGCGATGTCACCCGAGGCACTCGTCACATCAGCCTCACCCGGACCGAGTTCGCACTGCTCGAGATGCTGATCGCGAATCCGCGGCGCGTCCTGACCCGCAGTCGCATCCTCGAAGAGGTCTGGGGCTTCGACTTTCCAACCTCTGGCAACGCCCTTGAGGTGTACGTCGGCTATCTGCGGCGCAAGACCGAGGCGGAGGGGGAGGCACGTTTGATCCACACCGTCCGCGGTGTGGGTTACGTGCTGCGTGAGACGCCGCCGTGAGGGTGTGATGCGTCTCTTCCGTCGGCAGAAACCGCCTCAGCACTCACCGCTGGAGGCCACGCCGTCGCTGTCGTTGCGTTGGCGCGTGATGCTGCTGGCCATGTCCATGGTGGCGATGGTGGTGGTGCTGATGGCCGTCGCGGTCTACGCGGTGGTTTCGGCGGCTCTCTACGACGACATCGACAACCAGTTGCAGAGCCGGGCTCAGCTCCTGATCGCCAGCGGTTCGCTGGCCGCCGATCCGGCCAAGGCCATCGAGGGTACGGCGTACTCCGACGTCAACGCGATGCTGATCAACCCGGGCAAGTCGATCTACACGGCCAACCAGGAGGGACAGACCCTCCCGATCGGCAACACCGAGAAGGCCGTGATCCGGGGTGAGCTGTTCATGTCGCGCCGCACGGCCGACGACCAACGCGTGCTGGCGGTGCACCTGCCCAACGACAGCACGCTGCTGATCTCGAAGAGCTTGGCGCCCACGGACGCGGTGATGACGAAACTGCGCTGGGTGCTGCTGGCGGTCGGCGGCGTCGGTGTCGCGGTGGCTGCCATAGCGGGCGGGATCGTGATCCGAACCGGCCTGCGGCCCGTGGTCCGGCTGACGCAGGCCGCGGAACGCGTTGCGCGCACCGACGATCTGCGCCCGATCCCCGTGTTCGGCAGCGATGAACTCGCGCGCCTGACAGAGGCGTTCAACACCATGCTCCGTGCGCTCACCGAATCGCGTGAGCGCCAGGCGCGGCTTGTCGCCGACGCCGGCCATGAACTCCGCACGCCACTGACGTCGCTGCGCACCAACGTCGAACTGTTGATGGCCGCGCACAAACCGGGCGCCCCACCGATCCCCGAGACCGAGATGGTCGAACTGCGGTCGGACGTCATCGGCCAGATCGAGGAATTGTCCACTCTGGTGGGCGATCTGGTGGATCTCACCCGTGACGACGCGGGTGGTGTGGTGCACGAGGCCGTGGACATGGTCGAGGTCATCGACCGCAGCCTCGAGCGGGTCCGTCGCCGCCGCAACGACATCGAGTTCGACATCGACGTGACGCCGTGGCAGGTGTACGGCGACGCCACAGGACTGTCGCGCGCGGTGCTCAACCTGCTCGACAATGCGGCCAAGTGGAGTCCGTCGGGCGGACGGGTCGGTCTGCGGCTCACCCAACTGGATCCGGCGAATGCCGAGTTGGTGGTGTCGGATCTGGGACCCGGCATTCCGCTCGAGGAACGCAGGCTGGTGTTCGAGCGGTTCTATCGGTCGACGGCCGCGCGTGCCATGCCTGGGTCGGGTCTCGGCCTGGCCATCGTCAAACACGTTGTGCTCAAACACGGTGGCGCGTTGCGGGTCGAGGACACCGTGCCGGGCGGCCAACCGCCGGGTACGTCGATCTTCGTTCTGCTGCCGGGACGACCCCTGCCGCCCGTGTCGGACCCGGCTGGACCGGACGTCTTCAGCAACAATGGGGAGAAGTCACCACAAGCGCAGAGCGTTGTCTCAGTCGATTCTCAGTCGATGCAGGCAAGGTAGATGCCAACGGGCCGACTGGCCGACTGAGCCTCCCAAGTGAAGGACACAAGCGAATCCATGACGAACCAGCCGAGGTACGTTCCGCAGCAGCACGGCCCCCAGGGCCCGCCGCCCGGAGTCAATCCGCATGCACCGCAGGCGTATCCAGGGCAGTTCCAGCAGGGCTACGACTGGCGTTACGCCACGCAGCAGACCGGCCAGCAGCCGCGCCCGCCCTACGACCCCTACCGAACCGCACCCCAGCAACCGCAGCCCCGTCCGACTAAGCCCGGAAAGCGTTCACGTTCAGTCGGATTGGCTGCTGGTGCGCTGGCGATCGCGGTGGTCTCGGCCGGTGTCGGCGGCGCGGTGGCGCTGCTGGCCGAACCTGACCCGCAGGCCCCGTCGAGTGTCTCCACGGCCAACGGCCCGGCGCCCAGCGTGCCCGCGGCCAACGTGCCCGCGGGATCGATCGAACAGGTTGCCGCCAAGGTGGTGCCCAGTGTGGTCAAGCTCGAGACCGATCTCGGCCGGGCCAACGAGGAGGGTTCCGGCATCATCTTGACGTCGG
The DNA window shown above is from Mycolicibacterium confluentis and carries:
- a CDS encoding DUF1707 SHOCT-like domain-containing protein; this translates as MSDSAQRDSSLRAADTDRIQTAQLLTDAAAQGQLDLAEFESRLTQAYAAQTFGELDRLSADLPSIANIRRGACKPAPSTVLLAILSGFQRRGRWNVPQKLTTFTFWGGGVVDLRYADFTSPTVNIHAYSIMGGQTILLPPEVNVEVGGMGVMGGFEHNITEHGAPGAPCVRISGFAFWGNVGIKRKKRRAGRVDEVA
- a CDS encoding enoyl-CoA hydratase family protein, giving the protein MDSPVDYRVADRAAHLTLNSPEKRNALSPALVGALHQGLRDAVADPEVRMVVIGHTGGTFCAGADLSAATGGDPYELAVDRAKEMADLLRALVECPLPVVGVIDGHVRAGGMGLVGACDIVVAGPKSTFALTEARIGVAPAIISMTLLPKLSPRAAHRYFLTGETFTAAKAHEMGLVTVAATDVVAELATIVDALSKGSPRGLAATKSLTTASILRGFDRDAQRLSEDSANLFVSDEAHEGMLAFLQKRPPKWAESANDGPN
- a CDS encoding acyl-CoA dehydrogenase family protein; its protein translation is MTDTGFIESDERRALREAVSAFAAGYGQDYYLEKARAGEHTTELWTEAGKLGFIGVNLPEEYGGGGAGMYELSLVMEEMAAAGSALLMMVVSPAINGTIIAKFGTEDQKRRWLPGIADGSITMAFAITEPDAGSNSHKITTTARRDGSDWILSGQKVYISGVDQAQAVLVVGRTEEAKTGNLKPALFVVPTDTPGLSYTKIPMEIVSPEFQFQVFLDEVRLPADALVGSEDAAIAQLFAGLNPERIMGAASAVGMGRFAIGKATEYVKTRQVWKTPIGAHQGISHPLAQNHIEIELARLMMQKAATLYDSGDDFGAAEAANMAKYAAGEASVRAVDQAVQSLGGNGLTKEYGIASVLTASRLARIAPVSREMILNFVAQTSLGLPRSY
- a CDS encoding acetyl/propionyl/methylcrotonyl-CoA carboxylase subunit alpha; protein product: MISKVLVANRGEIARRVFATCRRLGIGTVAIYTDHDAGAPHVAEADTRVRVPGYLDIDAILSAAKAAGADAIHPGYGFLSENAEFATAVEVVGLTWIGPPVEAVRAMGSKIASKKMMAAAGVPVLEQLDPAAVTDDELPVLVKASAGGGGRGMRVVTDVAALPDEVEAARREAKSAFGDDTVFCERYLPSGHHVEVQIMADAHGTVWAVGERECSIQRRHQKIIEEAPSPLVERHSGMRDRLFEAARSAAHAIGYTGAGTVEFLADDTGEFFFLEMNTRLQVEHPVTEATTGLDLVELQLAVADGHALDPEPPAARGASIEARLYAEDPAKDWQPQAGDVHHFEVPTARSSFESSGRSEIRLDAGIVAGSTVSIHYDPMLAKVISYAPTRAQAAAMLADTLTRTRLHGVRTNRDLLVNVLRHPAFLDGETDTAFFDTHGLATLAAPLADDASVRASAIAATLAEAAHNRAGARVFAGVPSGWRNVASSNQTKTFRAGDTDHLVAYRVTRTGVLLPDDDAVHVVSTSPQCVVLDEGGAETAFSVARHGEVVYVDSSRGSVEFVAVPRFVEPGSTIAAGSLVAPMPGVVIRLGANEGETVTAGQPLVWLEAMKMEHTLTAPNSGVLAELNVTEGQQVEVGAVLARVDSGEDEQ
- a CDS encoding acyl-CoA carboxylase subunit beta, encoding MTVLGSALDPNSSTFREAADELLRKLDELDAEFAKAVAGGGEKYVARHRERGKLTARERVEALIDPDSPFLELCPLAAYGSEFQVGASVVTGIGAVEGVECMIVANDPTVKGGTSNPWTLRKTLRANRIALQNRLPVISLVESGGADLPTQKEIFIPGGQLFRDLTRLSAAGIPTIAVVFGNSTAGGAYIPGMSDHTVMIKERSKVFLAGPPLVKMATGEESDDESLGGAEMHARTSGLGDYLAVDELDAMRIARRIVVRLNWTKQGPAPAPFTEPRFDAEELIGIVPPDLKIPFDPREVIARIVDDSDFDEFKPLYGGSLVTGWARLHGYPLGILANARGVLFSEESQKATQFIQLANRSNTPLLFLHNTTGYMVGKDYEAGGMIKHGSMMINAVSNSTVPHISLLIGASYGAGHYGMCGRAYDPRFLFAWPSAKSAVMGGTQLAGVLSIVSRAAAQARGQTVDEDADAALRAAVEAQIEAESLPAFLSGRLYDDGVIDPRDTRTVLGMCLSAIANGPIEGTSNFGVFRM
- a CDS encoding acyl-CoA dehydrogenase family protein — encoded protein: MSIWTTPERQQLRKTVRDFTQREILPHVDDWEREGELPRDLHRRAAEAGLLGAQFPESVGGGGGDGADAVVIAEELHESGAAGGVFASLFTCAIAVPHMVASGDQRLIEQFVRPTLGGEKIGALAITEPGGGSDVGHLATRADRDGDHYIVNGAKTYITSGVRADYVVTAVRTGGPGAAGVSLLVVKKGTPGFEVTRRLDKMGWRCSDTAELTYTDAVVPAENLVGPENTGFLQIAAAFVSERIGLAAQAYSSAQRCLDLTAQWCRDRETFGRPLISRQSVQNTLAEMARRIDVARVYSRHVVERQLAGETNLIAEVCFAKNTAVEAGEWVAHQAVQLFGGMGYMTECEVERQYRDMRILGIGGGTTEILTGLAAKTLGYQA
- a CDS encoding acyclic terpene utilization AtuA family protein; this encodes MRDAVRIGNCSGFYGDRLAAMREMLTGGDLDYLTGDYLAELTMLILGRDRMKNPDGGYAKTFLRQLEECLGLAKDKGVRIVANAGGLNPAGLATAVRALADRLGIEASVAHVEGDDLLPRAGELGLGSPLTANAYLGAWGIVECLNSGADIVVTGRVTDASVIVGPAAAHFGWRAGDYDRLAGAVIAGHVIECGIQASGGNYAFFTELADLTHPGFPLAEIAADGSSVITKHDGTGGAVTVGTVTSQLLYEVTGGRYANPDVTARLDSVTLRDDGPDRVAISAATGEPPPPTLKVSLNGIGGFRNSISFVLTGLDIEAKAGLVQRQLDAALTVRPAEMEWTLARTDHPDADTEETASALLHCTVRDPDPAKVGRGFTSAGIELALASYPGFHVTAPPGDGSVYGVFTAGCVDAGEVPHIAVLADGARVTIPPATQTQVLTAVEDPPLPPPLDTGPTRRVPLGTIAGARSGDKGGDANVGLWVRTDDQWRWLAHFLTVDRVRDLLPETADLGVTRHLLPNLRAVNFVIEGLLGQGVAYQARFDPQAKGLGEWLRARHVDIPERLLP
- the rpmF gene encoding 50S ribosomal protein L32, with the protein product MAVPKRRMSRSNTRSRRAQWKAEATGLVNVTVAGQQHKVPRRLLKAARLGLVDLDKR